From Amaranthus tricolor cultivar Red isolate AtriRed21 chromosome 4, ASM2621246v1, whole genome shotgun sequence:
GCACCCAAACTTGATGCCACCAACACTAACGTCACCTTTGATCTCAAAAGCTTCATTAAGCCCTCGAGCACTGCTTCGCAAAAGCTTGTTCCATCGACTGAGTCAACTTTTCAACAGGTAAACTTTTTGGATTAAGGGTGTGTTCGATACAACAATTTATGTGGTTGTTAGTggtttaataatattataacactaatttaaaacaaaatatatcatTATTCAACAAACTAGATGTTTGAGTTTATGTCGTATtcgaaaatcaaaattagtgtttagagattttatctagatatttatttattatatacaaCTACAAGTCTACAACCATCTACAACTAACAACTATTTAGACAATAAAAAGTTACCCCACATCGGCCAGTCTTGTGCCGATTAGGTCTTAAATGTGCATATGCAACGACCTTACTAATAATCAAGTAGTAACAAAGAAGTCATACATTTTTGATTGAGTTTTGGTTGTAATCGttatgtagcaaattcaaaagaTTTGATACAGTATGGTGTTATGGAACGATCAGGTCGAAACCCATGTAGGAGGGACACGATGGAACCCGACTCAGGAACAAATCGAGATGTTAGAGATGTTGTATACCGAAGGAATGAGGACACCAAATGCCCAACAAATAGAGCACATAACTGAGCACCTAAGAAAGTACGGCAAGATTGAAGGCAAGAATGTGTTTTATTGGTTTCAAAACCACAAAGCTCGTCTAAGACAAAAGCAAAAACGTACCGTCCTCGGCCTGGTACGTAAAACAATTCTATCTATCTATCGATCAATCTGTCTATCTGTCTATTTATACCGTCTTTTCTTTTGTCTTTAGTTTGCTCATAACACCGAATCGAAGTATGGGTTTACATTTTCTGATAGAGCGTGTAACATATAGTTGAGATACAACTACTAGCTTAAGCTTTTAATATAGCATAAATTCTTATATGAAATGGTCTCACCGAGAGACGCGCTTTATTAATGGATATGATATCAATGTTAATATAATGTTGCATCCATACTTCGAGCCTCAAAAGCTCTCATTTGAGAGGGTATGATGGAGTATATAACATAGAGCTACTCTTATGAGAGAGCGTCCCTCGGTCAAATGACCTTACAACAGGAAACTCATCtactaataattgtattagttgggTAATTCAACCCATGTATGGAGAGCGTCTCACACGAGAATTtgtgtataatatattataaggCTACAATGATTAGTTTGAGTTTTTTATTGAGCTGATTCCATTACAATTTCACATACATTATTTTcttgtttaatattataatgCAATAACAAAAGTATTCAAACATCAAATAACATATGACAAAGTATATAATACGTTAAGGGTCATTAAACATTAACTTAGGCTTTTAATTGAGTTATTTCCTTGACCTAATATCAAAAGCTAACCTAACGAAATATCACAAATTCAaatctaattaatatatattaagatcTTAATtgttagcttaagcttttgactaatttaattcttagatagatttttcttgttttctcCCTTGAATGCcacttaggtttttttttttttttaaaaaaaaaaaaaaaaaaaaaccttatagATCAAAATTAAATCCAAGTTAGCCAACGTGCTATAAACCTATATTACGAACAATTACTGCATTTATATCATTTCTATTGCTAAATCACCCTCTAAAAGCCTAACggctatattttttaaaaagttctcACATATaagtaatatttaaattactttAAATGTTTTACAGGAAGAATCAATGGGGCAAAACATAAGTccatacaaaagaaaatttaggaGCTGGACATTTGATTGTtcagaagaagaagagaagcaGAAAAAGGATAACAAAGATGAGGAAAGCAATAAAACATTGCAGCTTTTCCCATTGCACCCAGAAGGATTAGTCAGATCATGAATCTCAACAACAATAATGAGCAAAtgtcttaatttcaaaaaattgaaGTCGACTACACAAATCAATATATTATTTCTAATGGTTGTTTATATGATTTTTCTTCTCCATTTATTCTGATTTTCTACCATTACGATTTGTATGTCTAGATCCATCATACACCTTTCCGTTTTTGTTCTTCAAGTCATTTTCGATCTTTCTCGACTTCTTTTTAAGTCTCTCGAGCTTTAACTGTACAAACCAACATCTCATTCATATTCTCCTTTGAGGGTTGAGGCAAGATCATGAATCTAACTTCTtaaaatttgtatatttatttatgtctAGGTAGGATCCACTTTGACTTTCGGATAATCTTATGTTATTGTTGTAAGTTGTAAATATGAACTGATGAAAGATATGatcttttctttcttcttttccCATTACATTAGCCTCAAAGGAAAAGAAGACAATGTGtcattttagtttaaattatgTGACTTAGCTTTTGGTTTATTCATCCTTTAAAACAGGATAAAATTAGAACTTTAAAATAaagtgataaaaattaaatattatcgAGAGTCGAAAAGGTATaagtgaaaatttaaaattataggttGAAACGGTTATAAATCGAAAGGTTGAAGAGAAAAATTCATAAAGACGATCATTAGAgttaatttattagtttatattgtTACATTGTGGTTTTCAATGTGATAGTTTTTTGATAGACTAAGGAAATACTATTTAAATCCCACCCAAAAatagtaatattatttattaaatagttTCAGCTTGGAAAATCAGCAATTTACCAGTATTTATATAAATGATTTCAATAggtatttttaaaacaaaataactaATAACTATGTACTATCAAATTATACATATAATCAAGTTTATTTTCACCAtgcataaatactcctaaatttttaaaattctttacAAGGTTAGGATGACAGTCCCTCTCACCCTCATAAGATACTACATGTTATCCCCTACACTCCTTATTGTAATATACACTATTAGAAAAATAACACATGTAATTCCAGAGGAAATAAAAAGCTTCCTCCTAATTTTTCCCTCTCTTCCAACATCCACTTCATACAAAGTCACTTCACTATACCATCTAACCTTGTACAATCGATCATCTGTTGGTCAAGTCGAgtccaaacaaaaataaacccgACAAAAATATGGACTCAAACATACCAAAAACTGTTAAATCCACCCGCCCGTCACACAAGTCAAGTACTATCCAAAACAATTTCAAAGAATTCAGACTCATTTTCCTCCTCATATTCACCCACCTTGTTGTGATTACTCCTAgtgttaagaatgaaaaagtcaCTACCATTGCTAACAGTACTACGAACCGTAGAACTATGACTGAGCCATTCAGCATCGATTCGACCCATCGAGAACAGCTCTTGGCTGTCTTCACGGCCTAAGGTGGGCGAAGTTGCGCTAGCATGAGCATTCACGAGAGGGCCTATAAAGCACGGATTAGGAGTCCTGTGGGCATTAGATGGGGAATAAGAGAACCTGGATTGGCCTAAGTTAATAAGTATAGTAATGTCTATGTTTGTTGCAAGAATTGGGTATAAGGGCATCCCAAAATCCTCTGATTTGCAGTGTATGACATGTATTAGTTCTGAGTTAACTGTGAAGTATACCTTCTTTTTCTTGGGATCAAATCCACACCCAATTACCTTTCCTGTTTTGGCCCAGTCTTCCTTTTCTGATTCGAATACTAGTTTCATACCTGAAACATTTACCAAACATGGAGTTAAATGTGGAATATAGACAtatagaggtgtttattcgggttATCGAATCCATTCAGGGTCACATGTTTTAGGTCGGTTTAAATTCGTGTTTTGTgaccacattgatttttacataattgtaaattcattttgaagtcgggtcaaGTAGGATTTGGTTACAAGTCAGGTAAAAATCGAGTTATcggatctgttttgaacacctataGACATATAGTAAGGTAAGGTATACTCAGTTTGTTCCAATGATTTTGCTGCCGTGTATTTGTAGAATTTGATTTTGCTTCCAATGTAAAagattttggcttaaaagctagttaaattcattttcaaacccttttttgtaattttaccaattaaaaagccaaaaatcaaaaaaaaaaaaaaaacaatcgtCAAACACCCTAACGTCTTAAATATATTAGGTTGGCTTAGCAATTTAAGTAGTTTTTAATAGTTTAATGAGGCTAAtactacttcaaaaaaatatcatCGTTCGATAAAGTAACTGTTCTATAGAATTTAATGGTGCAACCGTGCAGGTAACTATTTTTAAAACGTCACAAGTTACAACTTGTAGCTAGTGGCAGATTGGATTGAAAGTTAAAGGGGGCCAAGATTATTATCTAAGCAAAAAAATTATAGAGGAAATTTTAATTCTCAACCTctacattaaaaattaaactctTACACTTTACCACATTTATCTATCATTAAAATTATACGATATTTGGTTTTATATAATGACCCAAAATTTTTTGTGGAGCAGGCTCGGCCAACTATATGCATAAGATTTGGGTCGGctacataaattaatatatcagTTTTAATAGTCGTCCAAATGGATtcttcttttcatttattttgattattcaccattttaatttgtaagtttagatcattttatcatttttcactCATGTCCTTCAATTCATCTTCGATCTTCCTCACCCTCTTTTTAAGTCTTCCAAGCTCCATCTTCTTATCTTTCTTACCAATTGGCCGAAACCCGTGTTCCAACTCCTAAACCGTTACTTTATCTTTCTTTCGAATTCTATCCCTTGAGATCTGCTCACTCATCTATCGAAAAATTCGCAATTTTGCATTCCGATACTCCCATATTTCTAGAATGATAGATTCTAAAAGTCCAACATTCTAATTCAAATAGTAGTGCTaccaaatgaaaaattatagaaaataattgaGATAAAGAAACAAATCCAAAACAAAGTAAACCTATCACAGAAGGTGGTGATTTTTAGTTATACCTAATAAAAAACTTTAATCTAGGATTGGTGGAGGTAAAGTCTAGACCTATTGTCAAAGTTAGGTACTTTTAACTGATTTTTGAGTTATAAGTCATTTGTTCTTGTGGTAATTATACTAATAAGGTGAAATTAGAGTTAGTTAGAGTTGATCAAAGATACAAACATGGTAGTTTAACACAAAaccttttaaaataaaagttgatgagtttagttttaatattttcaaacaAATCTAAAAAACTTTTACTTGCTTAACTTGGAGTATAATATTAAGAAAGAAATTTCACTTTTAAAAGTTTCGACCATCTCACCAAATTCAtagtataataatatatttttatatcatcatcatcatcctacccactgtatcccgctcatagaaaaactatggacagagTCCGGGGaaggaaggacggcggcaactcatacccacaaagaagagcgcggccaaaggaatCCCCCGACTCGAGAAAATAAAGAAACGTAACTATAcaggaaagataaattaaaagcctataaataaaataaataagtagaaccaactacaaaaggaaaacaaaaaactaataataaagaaacGTGAGAAGCAGGAGGGCAAAAACACCAAgaggtaatctaagaggacatcaatagtctaaaacatggatatggcaaCTCCGACTATCTCTATCCCTAGTTAGGCCCTCAGaaaggtttaactcatgcatgtcaactcttatttgctcatcccaagttctcctaggtcttcctcgactcctcttaccctctactataatgctaagaggagtcgaggaagacccaggagaacttgggatgagcaaataagagttgacttgcatgagttaaacctctctgaagGTCTGACTAGGAtaaggggtagttggaggcgtcatatcTATGTTTcagactactgatgtcctcttagattacctcTTGGTGTTTTTGTCCTCCTGCTTCTCtcgtttttttattaatagttttatttatatatcGACCTTAAAATGGTAAACTTACTTAACATGAAATATATCTTTTTGTCTATATTTCAAATCgtgttataaaaatttaaaaattttattttaaaaaaactgcaCGCAACAGGTCGATTTTTGGCTAAAAATAGTTTATCAAGTTAAACTTTAAGTATTGTATTTACTGAGATGGGTATAAACTTAATTTTCATTCAAAAGACTTTAAACTATTGGTGACCTGAACATCAAGTTACTTGCTGATATAAGCTGAAGTTAGCATGATTTATATACATTTTCAAACATTAACTCATGCAATAGTAAACTCCATGTTACATAATTTAACGATTTGAAATATTAGTTAATTTACTAGCTATTAAGCCAACCATTTAAGCCATATGTTATAGTAAAAactaaatgttgatttttgatcttttattagaaaataatagcCAAAAACCCTTAGGCTAAAACTCAATAAAACAAACTATAAGTagctttttgattttaaatccAACTTTTTAGCTAATTATAGAATCCGTTCATTTAAGTCATTCACCAAACCAAAAGAAGAATGCATAACATCCTTTAATCGTCTACGGTCAAACATATAAAGACCAAAAAGCTAACCTTATACAATGGATTATTTTATCATAGTTTAGAatgaaaaataagttgaaattaGGGATTTATAATCATGTATTCTAAATTGGGAGGCATATAATATTTCgctaattaaaaaattgaaaagaagaaTAAAAAGAATTTACCAGCAAGAAAAACAGAGCCATCAGAATTGAAACCAATGGAACCAGGATAAGTTCCAGGAATCCTATTCGTCACATACCCACCAACCGTAAACCCAATAGACATCTTGATACcaggtccgggtccgggtccgggtccggctccggatccgggtccagcATCACCTCTTCTACTAATCTTCAGCTCTTCCAACAAGGGAGACCCACGACTACTACTAACATGGAAAAAACCTTCACCGCCATTAACCCTCGAAGTTACAACAGAAGAAGAATTACTCTGCTTAAACAACAACTTCGCCTTCTCCCCATGTCCATCACTTTTTCTTCCACTTTCTTCACTAGTATTCACCACCATAATCTCAAAATACGCTTCTTGAGGAAACGAATCCACTACTGGCGGCCCGGGTAAAGGTAAACCCATTCGGATCGTCGATTGCGCAACCGAATAATTTGAAGGAATTATTCTACTATTGATTTTGAAGTGTAATTTTTGCATGAAATCTACTGAATCCGTACCTATTTCCCAACTCTCCTCTACTTCATTGTGAATTTCTCTATTCTGCGTATAATTATCCCCTGTTACACGTAAACTACTGAACAAAGACGATTTCATGGTCGGATATGGTGCATAGGTAGTAAAAGCAAATCTAGACCATCCATTTTCAACAGCGTCTCTAATCAACGCTGGATGATCAGTCCAattgaaaattgattttgtGGATAAACCTCTCCCGAATAATTGGTAATTTGGGCGTTTTTTGATGATTGATTCAGTTTGTATCGAGTTCGTCCTTGTgtcttgatgatgatgatgatgatgatttgaaaCAGTAATTTTCTTCCCTGTAAAGAAACATCGTCGGATTAGTAGTATAACGACGGCTATAATTAGGATTCCGGAAACTATAGCTACAATTAGGGTTTCCCGCCACCCAAGCATTCTGTATGCTAACTGTATGATTCTGTCCTATGGCGGTGGACGGTGGTCGTTGGGTGTtggaattttcttttctttgaatttagaaaattaaaaataataaatgtgaGAGAAGAAGAATAAGAAAGAGAGACAAAATAAGAGTATATTAGAAACATTCAAGAAAGGTAGGAGATCAAAAAAAGTGACACCAAAGTCCAAAAGTCATGAATATTGAATTCTACATGCCCCTTTGACACAaaacaattttattaataataatataaatcatcaatattttaataattaaatttatattattttttaaaaatcatataaCAATATATTCTCATATTTAtattgataaattaaaaatcaatttatttgtAATATGTATCGTTTGAATGAGCTAATAAAGTAATTTCattatttagaaaaatttataaatatataatcaaattagaaaataatttattgatgattagaATAGGATATCGAATTGAATTAATGTTTCAAAATATAGAACTCTTAAATGTATatagattttaaaaattttaaaattatatctgAGTCATTATGAAACGAAACTAATTATAACTTAATAttagaaattaataataacacatAAATTTTTGTTAGGTTCAtctcaaataatattttaatttaaattattcctATTATTAAAAGCTAAAACTTCTTAGGTTTTAGATTGtacttaacatatatatatatatatatatatatatatatattttggaggatcaaataagaaagattttaaaataagaaggatgtgaaggatttttgtttgattttgttttgttactatatatacaaaaaaggatactatgctATGAAGtaagaacattctaaaaatttatgttatagttacttttacaattatgtgtttttagctcaatcgtgaccatagatttttttttatttttgtaaaatcaAAGGTGTAGAATCCTTCTTATCCTGCCATTTTCAACATCTTTCTCAATGGATCTCTCATAtataaaaaagtaacacatttttatcggaaattttaattctcacggttctcatataagcttaattctcactggaacttgaccatattatatatatatgtgtgtgtggggggggggggggggggggtggggggGAAGATGTAGAGTACAACGAACATTATCATAAACCTTCACAGATTATTCTTACCTTTAAAACTTCattattattctcattattAAATGACAACTAAATGAATGATGTAGACTCATCAGCCATTGCACACATTGTTATGATTAAGACCCAAAAGGCTAAAACACAATATTAGAGTGAGAAAGCAAGGGggaaatcataaaaactgaaaatgatTATCTTTGATGTCTGAAATGAGAAGCCACAAGGATTTGCATATCCTCATTGCAGAAAATCATATAAGGTTCGGAAAAAATCACCAAATACATAGTCGAGTAAATATTGAGCATAACGATTGATCCAACAGACTGCAACGACTTTATATTATAACTAGATGGGCAGTCAATCCAATAGCCTGCAACAACGAAATTAAGTTGCAACTAGATAAGGGGTGGATAAACTTTGGCTTGCTGTCGAACCCTTCTTTTGTATTCAGCAGGATCCtgaaattttaaatcaaaaatgataaaaacaGTTTCAATACTCAATAGTTTGCCTCCAAAATTTCCAGACATTTTTAAAGCAAAGTTATATACCTGAATAAAGAGCTGGTATCCATCTGTTTGAGCTGGATCAGCAGGATTTGGCTCATCCAACAAGTCCTGGATACCTACAAGAATTTGCCTAACAGTAATGGCAGGCCTCCATCCCTGCATAGATGTCGGCAAGGAAAATGAATAAAACGGTTGAATACCAATTGCATCAATAAAGAGGATAAGAAATACTAAGCACTCACATTATCTTCATTAAGGATCGACAGGCACACAGTTCCAGAAGGGTAGACATTTGGATGAAAGAATCCTGGCGGGAATTTGCACTTTGGGGGTTTACTAGGGTAATCCTCAGTGAACAGAAGCGTGAGAGGATAGCAGCCACCTTCCCAGTCAGTCTGGTACAAACAACATTTTTATCAGGCATATACTCTACTATTCTTCATTCCATTGAATTATAAATAGACTTCAGTTACTTAAATATCATGTGTACAAAAACAAAAGGTGAAGTGAAAAGAGGTAACAAGGAAATCAGGGGTGCTTTGCAGCACATTACTCCATCAATTACTGCACTACGCAAAACCTGCCTTCAAGTCCAAGCCACAGGTAACAGATGTCTAGCACTACACTAGAATAAACATCACTAAATCACAGGCTTCCAggatcctttttttttttgagaaagtgACCCAGAGCAATTAACACATCCTGCATGTACATGTCTCGATTTGAAAGAAATGTATACACACAACATTCCATTGCCCCAATGCTCCTACGTAGCTCCCACCAAGGCGGCTTTTGGGAGGTGGGATATACGCAAACTTATCGTTGTTTTTGATTGAGCCTTGGAAGTACACATCATCTTCCAGTAACATTAGAACCATGCATATTTTCTATTTAAGAAAACTTTACTATCATTATGGTTTCACCAATTCATACTTCATGGTCCATGGGAGACAAAAAAACTCATATTAGCAAGCACAATGGATGCGCAAACCTTAGCATAATAAAATCATGCAGTACAAGCGAAACAAAGCAGTCTACAATAGCCATTGATTTCCACTATAACATTCCTCATTTCCTTGTTTTCTAATCTTTTAAAATCAATTGTTGGATAGAAGTCCCACAAGACAATCTTCTCATCAAATTCACTCACTTTAAATCAGCTCCCAAGTCCCACATACAGACAttggatttttcttttaaaagaaTATTTAATCATCTGAAATACAAGTATATTGCACCAAGGTAAGTGAATGCTATACTAACTTCAATGCAATCCTCAATACCTAGGTAGGTGGAAAGAAGTGCCCATGTGGCTAAACCAATCAAATATTTACTTAGATTTTCTTTCAAGATAAAACTACAATTAAGCCCGAATTGATTGAAATGTGTTCAAACTTCCTAAACAAGAATAGGATAATAGGAGAGGATTTTTTTTGGGCTGTTTGCAGCCACAGAGGTGCACTATAGAGGCTAGGCAAGGGTTTAGGTGCAGGGtaattattaaaacaaaatgtGCAAATAGATTGATACAATTATTCTTTATAAATCCATCACGAAAACACTAGAGACCATATCAAGCACATCTGCTAATTGATTTGAACCGAGGATGAAGACCCTATCTCTTACCGCATGAATTtgacttcattgttcatccatTTTGATGGATGAGATGAGGTAAAGAATTGAAAAGGAAATGTCCACGTAATTTCACCAAGGAATGTTATATTGGACCCTATATTT
This genomic window contains:
- the LOC130810619 gene encoding WUSCHEL-related homeobox 4-like, which produces MCSSSMKVPPFSCGFWDNNHQTMHESQAVLTLGCKRFRPLAPKLDATNTNVTFDLKSFIKPSSTASQKLVPSTESTFQQVETHVGGTRWNPTQEQIEMLEMLYTEGMRTPNAQQIEHITEHLRKYGKIEGKNVFYWFQNHKARLRQKQKRTVLGLEESMGQNISPYKRKFRSWTFDCSEEEEKQKKDNKDEESNKTLQLFPLHPEGLVRS
- the LOC130810618 gene encoding uncharacterized protein LOC130810618; the encoded protein is MLGWRETLIVAIVSGILIIAVVILLIRRCFFTGKKITVSNHHHHHHQDTRTNSIQTESIIKKRPNYQLFGRGLSTKSIFNWTDHPALIRDAVENGWSRFAFTTYAPYPTMKSSLFSSLRVTGDNYTQNREIHNEVEESWEIGTDSVDFMQKLHFKINSRIIPSNYSVAQSTIRMGLPLPGPPVVDSFPQEAYFEIMVVNTSEESGRKSDGHGEKAKLLFKQSNSSSVVTSRVNGGEGFFHVSSSRGSPLLEELKISRRGDAGPGSGAGPGPGPGPGIKMSIGFTVGGYVTNRIPGTYPGSIGFNSDGSVFLAGMKLVFESEKEDWAKTGKVIGCGFDPKKKKVYFTVNSELIHVIHCKSEDFGMPLYPILATNIDITILINLGQSRFSYSPSNAHRTPNPCFIGPLVNAHASATSPTLGREDSQELFSMGRIDAEWLSHSSTVRSTVSNGSDFFILNTRSNHNKVGEYEEENESEFFEIVLDST
- the LOC130810620 gene encoding SUMO-conjugating enzyme SCE1-like; translation: MSSIARGRLSEERKSWRKNHPHGFVAKPETLPDGTVNLMTWQCSIPGKAGTDWEGGCYPLTLLFTEDYPSKPPKCKFPPGFFHPNVYPSGTVCLSILNEDNGWRPAITVRQILVGIQDLLDEPNPADPAQTDGYQLFIQDPAEYKRRVRQQAKVYPPLI